A segment of the Amycolatopsis thermophila genome:
GGGGCGCGGCCGGTCTTCGTGCGGGTGTGGAAGTGGTACACCGTGCGGCCGGTGATCAGCGCGAACGGGTACTCCGCCGAAGGGGCCTCGTGCGGCGGCAGGTACTCGGCGGGTTTCAGCATCGCCTTGCCGTCGGGGTTCCCGGCCCGGTACTCGCCCGGCTCGGCCGGCGCGCCGGTGATCAGGTCCCGCCCGTAAGCTTCGCAGTAGTCGGGGTGGGCGAAGAACTTCCCGTCGGTGTAGAGGCGTTCGGTGCCGTCGGGGTGCTCGCTGGTGCAGGGCCACTGGATCCCGCCGCCGCCGCGCAGCTTGTCGTAGGTGAAGCCGGTGTAGTCGCACGGGCGGCCGGCGCTGGCGCGCTGCCACGCCTCGAACGCCGACTCCGCGTCGTGCCAGGACGGGAACGGGTTGCCGTCCCGGTCGCGGAAGTCCATGCGCCGCGCGTAGTCCAGGAAGATGTCCAGGTCCGGTTTGGACTGTCCGGGCGGGTCGACGGCCTTGCCGGACAGGTGCACGGTCCGGTCGGCGTTGGTGAACACGCCGGTCTTCTCGCCCCACATGGCGGCGGGCAGGACGACGTCGGCCAGTTCGGCGGTCTCGGTGCGGAACGCGTCCTGCACGACGAGGAACAACCGGTCCTGGGACAGGATCTTCCGGATCCGGCCCAGGTCCGGCAGCGACACCGCCGGGTTGGTGGCCGACACCCACAGCATCCGCAGGCTGCCGTTCTCGGCGTAGCGGAAGATCTGCATGGCGTGCGTCGGCGACGAGTAGTGCGGGATCCGCAGCGGGTCGAGGTTCCACAGCCTGGCCAGCTCGGCGACGTGGGCGTCGTTGGCCCAGTTGCGGAATCCGGGCAGGTCCCCGTCGGCGCCGCACTCGCGGGTGTTCTCGGCGGTGGGCTGGCCGTTCATCTGCAGCACGCCGCAGCCGGGTTTGCCGAGCATCCCGCGCAGCAGGGTGATGTTGTTGACCTGCACGGCCGCGGCGGTGGCCTGGTGGGACTGGTAGAAGCCCTGGAGCACCGTGCACAGCAGACGTTCGGCCCGACCGAGCAGCGCGGCGGCCGCGCGGATCCGGGAGGCGGGGACGCGGCAGATCTTCTCCGCCCATTCCGGCGTGCAGCCGGCGACGGCGGCGGCGAGCTCGTCGTAGCCGACCGTGCAGCGCTCGACGTAGTCGTGGTCGATCCGGTCGCCGGCGATGATCTCGTGCAGCAGCGCGTTCATGAGCGCGAGGTTCGTGCCCGGCATCGGCGCGAGGTGCAGGGTCGCCGCGCGCGCCACCGGCGTCTCGCGCGGGTCGACGCACAGCAGGGCCGGCGGGTTGGGCCCGGCGAGCCGGTCGAGCATGCGGGTCCACAGCACGCTCTGCGTCTCGGCCACGTTGTGCCCGAACAGCGCGATGACGTCGGCGTGGTCGACGTCGGTGTAGGAGGCGGGCTGGCCGTCGCAGCCGAAGGACGCCTTGAGGGCGGCCGCCGCGGTGGCCGTGCACAGGCGCGTGTTGCCGTCGAGGTGGTTGGTGCCGATCGCGCCGTGGGCGATCGCGGCCAGCGTGTAGTACTCCTCGCAGAACAGCTGGCCGCTGGTGTAGAACCCGATCGAGCCCGGGCCCTGTTCGCCGAGCAGTTCCCGGCTGCGGGACACGATGAGCGACATCGCCTCGTCCCAGGTCGCCTCGGCCAGTTCGCCGTCGCGCCGGACGAGCGGGGTGGTGAGCCGGTCCGGTGAGGCGTTGGCCTGCCAGCCGTAGAGGTCCTTGGTGTCCACGCGGCCGTGGTTCACCCGGTCGTCCGCGCGGCCGCGCACCCCGACGATCCGGCCGTCCTTGACCGCGAGGTCCAGTCCGTCACCGTTGGAGTGCAGTACCGCCGCGGTGGGCACCCAGCGGTCGACGTCCTCGGGCGTCAGCCCGTCGGCGAGGTGCGAGTCGACCCGCACCGGCCAGGACTCCCCCGGTCCGTAGGGCGTGCGGGCTCCCCAGGGGTCGGTGATCGCGTCACGTGTCTCCACTCGCGCCGGAGTACCCGGCGGCCGGTCGCGGAAAACTAGCCGAGCCGGTAGACGCGCTGGGCCGTGCCGCCGAACACGGCGTCCCGCTCGGCCGGGCTCAGGCCGGCCACCAGTTCCTCCGCGGCCTCCCGGACCTGGGCGTAGGAGGCCGCGAGCAGGCAGACCGGCCAGTCCGAGCCGAACATCAGCCGGTCCGGGCCGAACGCTTCGAGGGCCACCTCGGCGTAGGGGCGCAGGCCGGCGGTGGTCCACCCCGGACCGGCCTCGGTGACCAGGCCGGACAGCTTCGCCGTCACGTTGGGCAGCGCGGCCAGTTCGCGCAGGTGCGTCGCCCAGGGTTCGAGGTCGCCGGAGGCGATGGGCGGTTTGGACAGGTGGTCGAGCACGAACGACAGCTCCGGCAGGTCCCGGGCGGTCTCGATCGCCGCGGGCAGCTGGTGCGGCAGGGTGAGCAGGTCGTAGGACAGCCCCGCCCGGGCCACCGCGCGCAACCCGCGCCGGACGTCGGCGCGGGTCAGCCACCGCGGGTCGGCCTCGCCCTGCACCAGGTGCCGCACCCCGACCAGGCCGGGCAGGGTGGCCAGGACATCGGCGACGTCCGGTTTCCTGAGGTCCACCCAGCCGACCACCCCGGCGATCACGGGATCGGCCGCGGCGACGGCGAGGAAGTCCCGCGTCTCGGACACGTCGGCGAGCACCTGCACCAGGACGGAACGGTCCACCCCGGCCACCGCGTGGTAGTCGGCCGCGGTGAACGTGCGGCGGACCGGCGCCATCTCCGGACCGTCGAGCCAGTCCTGACGCCGGGCGCCGAGGTCCCACAGGTGGTGGTGCGCGTCGATCAGCACGATGCCGCCCTGTCCGACTCCGTCCACAGTGGAGCAGGGATCTCCGGTGCGGGGTACTCCGCGTTCGCGGTGACCTCCTCGGGGGTGCGGGCGCCCAGCACCACCGCGCTGACCGCCGGGTGCCGGAGGGCCTCCGCCTCGAACACAACCGGCTCGGCCGGTTCGGTCGCACCGGTCTCGACGATGCCGGCCGTCAACGGGAACACGCCGCCGGCGAGCACCACCGGCCGCTCGGCTCCGTCAGGCCCCGGTCGCTGAAGTCGCATGGTTCTCCTCACCCGGGATGCCGGTACCGCTGTCGTGCACGCGGCGCAGCCAGCGCTCGGTGGTGCACACGTGCAGGAGTGCGGCGGCCTGCGCGAGCGCGGCGTCCCGCTCGCACAGCGCCTGGTAGATCGCCTCGTGTTCGGTGATGGTCTGCTCGGCGGCACCGGCCTCGACGAGACCGCGCCAGATCCGGGCCCGCAGCGTGCGGCCGGAGATGCCCTCGATCAGCGTGGTCAGCGCCTCGTTGCCGGTCGCCGCGACGATCGCGCGGTGGAACGCCGCATCATGCCGGCTCAGCACCTCCATGTCACCGGTCGCGGCCTGCATCGCGTCGAGGTGACCGCGGATGACCTCGAGCTGCTCGTCGGTGACGCGCTGGGCGGCCAGCCCGGTGGCGACGGGTTCGAACAGCCGCCGCACCTCGGTCAGCTCCAGGAGGGTGTTGCCCTGCATCAGCTCGACGGCGAGACCGAGACCTTCGAGCAGCACCTTGGGTTCCAGGCTGGTGACGTAGGTGCCGTCGCCCCGCCGGACGTCGAGCACCCTGGCCACGGCGAGCGCTTTCACCGCCTCGCGCATCGGGGTGCGGGAGATGCCGAGCTCCGCGGCCAGCTGCGGTTCGGGCGGGAGCTTCGCGCCCGGTGGCAGCCGGCCCGACTGGATCAGCGCACGGATGCGGGCGATGGCCTCATCGGTCACGGACACCCTGCGCAGCCTAGGTCAAACATACGATGTCTGTAAATCAAACACGAGATCCACGACCACCGACCTGGACAGACAGCCCACCGTCGCCTACAAATACATATGCTGTTTGGCACCGCCGGAAGGATCTTCCCTTGCCCGAACTGATCACCGCGGTCGGCGCGGTCGATGTCCGCTTCCCCACCTCGAACGACTACCCGGCCCGCACCACCACGCCCGGCCGGCTCGGCTGCACCGACACGGAGGCGGTGGCGTGATGGGCGAGTTCGGCGGTCTGCGCGCGCTGGTGACCGGCGGCGCTTCCGGGATCGGCCTGGCGACGGCGCTGGTGCTCGCCGAGCGCGGCGCGCGGGTGGCCTGCCTCGACGTGAACCCCGCCGTGGACGGTCCGCTGACCGGTTTCCGGGCGGATGTCGCCGACGACGCCTCGGTCCGGGAGGCGGTCGAGGCCGCGGCCGCGGAGCTGGGTGGTCTCGATGTCCTGGTCAACAACGCGGGTATCGGTGCTCAGGGCACGGTCGAGGACAACCCGGACGACGAGTGGCGCCGCGTGTTCGAGGTCAACGTGTTCGGCGTGGTGCGCGTGACGCGCGCGGCGCTGCCGCACCTGAGGCGTTCGGCGCACGGGGCCATCGTGAACACCT
Coding sequences within it:
- a CDS encoding molybdopterin oxidoreductase family protein, with amino-acid sequence METRDAITDPWGARTPYGPGESWPVRVDSHLADGLTPEDVDRWVPTAAVLHSNGDGLDLAVKDGRIVGVRGRADDRVNHGRVDTKDLYGWQANASPDRLTTPLVRRDGELAEATWDEAMSLIVSRSRELLGEQGPGSIGFYTSGQLFCEEYYTLAAIAHGAIGTNHLDGNTRLCTATAAAALKASFGCDGQPASYTDVDHADVIALFGHNVAETQSVLWTRMLDRLAGPNPPALLCVDPRETPVARAATLHLAPMPGTNLALMNALLHEIIAGDRIDHDYVERCTVGYDELAAAVAGCTPEWAEKICRVPASRIRAAAALLGRAERLLCTVLQGFYQSHQATAAAVQVNNITLLRGMLGKPGCGVLQMNGQPTAENTRECGADGDLPGFRNWANDAHVAELARLWNLDPLRIPHYSSPTHAMQIFRYAENGSLRMLWVSATNPAVSLPDLGRIRKILSQDRLFLVVQDAFRTETAELADVVLPAAMWGEKTGVFTNADRTVHLSGKAVDPPGQSKPDLDIFLDYARRMDFRDRDGNPFPSWHDAESAFEAWQRASAGRPCDYTGFTYDKLRGGGGIQWPCTSEHPDGTERLYTDGKFFAHPDYCEAYGRDLITGAPAEPGEYRAGNPDGKAMLKPAEYLPPHEAPSAEYPFALITGRTVYHFHTRTKTGRAPELNDAAPEVWVEVSEADARSHELSDGDLAEITTPRGTVRARVRVAGIREGVLFLPFHYGYWDSDDPGRHRAANELTITEWDPVSKQPLFKTAAAALGRVR
- a CDS encoding amidohydrolase family protein produces the protein MIDAHHHLWDLGARRQDWLDGPEMAPVRRTFTAADYHAVAGVDRSVLVQVLADVSETRDFLAVAAADPVIAGVVGWVDLRKPDVADVLATLPGLVGVRHLVQGEADPRWLTRADVRRGLRAVARAGLSYDLLTLPHQLPAAIETARDLPELSFVLDHLSKPPIASGDLEPWATHLRELAALPNVTAKLSGLVTEAGPGWTTAGLRPYAEVALEAFGPDRLMFGSDWPVCLLAASYAQVREAAEELVAGLSPAERDAVFGGTAQRVYRLG
- a CDS encoding FadR/GntR family transcriptional regulator produces the protein MSVTDEAIARIRALIQSGRLPPGAKLPPEPQLAAELGISRTPMREAVKALAVARVLDVRRGDGTYVTSLEPKVLLEGLGLAVELMQGNTLLELTEVRRLFEPVATGLAAQRVTDEQLEVIRGHLDAMQAATGDMEVLSRHDAAFHRAIVAATGNEALTTLIEGISGRTLRARIWRGLVEAGAAEQTITEHEAIYQALCERDAALAQAAALLHVCTTERWLRRVHDSGTGIPGEENHATSATGA
- a CDS encoding SDR family NAD(P)-dependent oxidoreductase produces the protein MGEFGGLRALVTGGASGIGLATALVLAERGARVACLDVNPAVDGPLTGFRADVADDASVREAVEAAAAELGGLDVLVNNAGIGAQGTVEDNPDDEWRRVFEVNVFGVVRVTRAALPHLRRSAHGAIVNTCSIAATAGLPQRALYSSSKGAVAALTRAMAADLIEDGIRVNCVHPGTADTPWIGRLLDKADDPVAERAALEARQPMGRLVSADEVATAIAYLASPHSGATTGAELAVDGGMQGLRLRR